One window from the genome of Garra rufa chromosome 1, GarRuf1.0, whole genome shotgun sequence encodes:
- the LOC141332160 gene encoding serine protease 33 — translation MTDSWLQLLFVLMLTALSTCVAQVCGKPPLGKRIVGGVEASAGSWPWQVDIQMVPNGHVCGGSIIAKNWVLSAAHCFPKPSEVSSYRLYMGRHLLNGYNQFEMVSQVQQVVVPEGYSNPQEGRDIALVQLRSPVTWSDRIQPVCLPYAGFVFNSGTLCYVTGWGHTQEGVSLTGDGALREVQVPVIDQSSCQSMYHILSSDLVTVDILSDMICAGYMEGGKDSCQGDSGGPLVCPGGNGTWIQAGIVSFGLGCAQKNRPGIYSRVSSFASLIRTTVPEAHFFGHAQRSESQMPLVLGLSFALVLLWR, via the exons ATGACTGATTCATGGCTACAGCTGCTCTTTGTCTTGATGTTAACAG CTCTGTCAACATGTGTGGCACAAG TGTGCGGCAAGCCTCCACTAGGAAAACGCATCGTGGGAGGAGTTGAAGCATCAGCAGGCTCATGGCCATGGCAAGTGGACATTCAGATGGTACCCAACGGCCATGTTTGCGGCGGATCCATAATTGCAAAAAACTGGGTCCTCTCTGCAGCACACTGCTTTCCTAA GCCTTCAGAAGTTTCTTCGTATCGTCTGTACATGGGACGCCATCTGCTCAATGGCTATAACCAATTTGAGATGGTCAGTCAGGTGCAGCAAGTGGTTGTTCCAGAAGGATACTCAAACCCTCAGGAGGGCAGAGATATAGCCTTAGTGCAGCTGCGCTCTCCGGTCACCTGGTCAGACAGGATCCAGCCTGTGTGTCTGCCATATGCTGGATTTGTGTTCAACAGTGGAACCTTATGCTATGTCACGGGCTGGGGACACACACAGGAGGGCG TTTCCCTCACTGGAGACGGTGCACTGCGGGAAGTGCAGGTGCCTGTTATCGATCAGTCCTCATGCCAGTCAATGTATCATATTTTGTCATCTGATTTAGTAACAGTCGACATCCTGTCGGACATGATCTGTGCTGGATATATGGAGGGAGGCAAGGATTCCTGTCAG GGGGACTCTGGAGGGCCTCTGGTTTGTCCTGGTGGCAATGGGACTTGGATTCAAGCAGGAATTGTAAGTTTTGGACTTGGGTGTGCTCAGAAGAACCGACCAGGTATCTATTCCAGAGTCTCGAGCTTTGCAAGCCTCATCCGCACCACAGTTCCAGAAGCTCACTTTTTCGGTCATGCTCAGAGGAGTGAAAGTCAAATGCCTCTGGTTCTAGGCCTCTCTTTTGCATTAGTACTTTTGTGGAGATAG
- the kat8 gene encoding histone acetyltransferase KAT8: MSGVAMSMSNNRHPNMNNSYDNCGSEERMDVEIDAGHAGTDRGSLETGTRATCSSNGSGGEEDEAEAADREREATGSSSSPCGDGMSHGCGREQEVSVEIGETYLCQRADKTWHSAEVIQSRLNEQEGREEFYVHYVGFNRRLDEWVGKARLALTKTVKDAVRKSVEEGGGGELVDQPERKITRNQKRKHDEINHVQKTYAEMDPTTAALEKEHEAITKVKYVDKIQIGNFEIDAWYFSPFPEDYGKQPKLWICEYCLKYMKYEKTFRYHLSQCQWRQPPGKEIYRRNNISVYEVDGKDHKIYCQNLCLLAKLFLDHKTLYFDVEPFIFYILTEVNKQGAHIVGYFSKEKESPDGNNVACILTLPPYQRRGYGKFLIAFSYELSKLESTVGSPEKPLSDLGKLSYRSYWSWVLLEILRDFRGTLSIKDLSQMTSITQSDIISTLQSLNMVKYWKGQHVICVTPKLVEEHLKSAQYKKPPITVDTHCLKWAPPKHKQAKFSKK; the protein is encoded by the exons ATGTCTGGCGTAGCGATGTCGATGTCCAACAATCGTCACCCAAACATGAACAATTCATACGATAACTGCGGTTCAGAAGAGCGAATGGACGTTGAAATAGACGCTGGTCACGCTGGAACCGACCGAGGAAGCTTGGAGACGGGAACGCGCGCAACATGTTCATCAAATGGCAGTGGCGGGGAAGAGGATGAGGCGGAGGCCGCAGATCGAGAACGAGAAGCCACGGGCTCGAGTTCTTCGCCCTGCGGGGACGGAATGTCGCACGGCTGCGGAAGAGAACAGGAGGTGTCGGTGGAAATCGGGGAGACTTATTTGTGTCAGCGTGCGGACAAAACATGGC ATTCAGCAGAGGTTATTCAGTCCAGGCTGAATGAGCAGGAAGGCAGAGAAGAGTTTTATGTCCACTATGTTGGAT TTAACAGACGTTTGGATGAGTGGGTTGGAAAGGCTCGTTTGGCATTGACAAAGACTGTGAAAGACGCCGTGAGAAAGAGTGTGGAGGAAGGTGGTGGAGGTGAACTGGTGGACCAGCCAGAGAGGAAGATCACAAGAAACCAAAAGCGTAAACATGACGAGATCAACCATGTGCAGAAG actTACGCAGAGATGGACCCCACTACGGCAGCCCTGGAGAAAGAGCACGAGGCG ATCACAAAAGTAAAATATGTGGACAAGATCCAGATAGGAAACTTTGAGATTGATGCATGGTACTTCTCGCCATTCCCTGAGGACTATGGAAAACAGCCCAAGCTTTGGATCTGTGAATACTGCCTGAAGTATATGAAGTATGAGAAGACTTTCAGATACCACCTG TCGCAGTGTCAGTGGCGTCAGCCTCCAGGCAAAGAGATTTATCGCAGAAACAATATCTCAGTATACGAGGTTGATGGGAAGGACCATAAG ATCTACTGCCAGAATCTGTGTCTCCTGGCAAAGCTCTTTCTGGATCACAAAACGCTTTACTTTGACGTAGAGCCATTCATCTTCTACATCCTCACTGAAGTCAACAAACAGGGAGCACACATTGTGGGTTACTTCTCCAAG GAGAAGGAGTCTCCAGATGGAAACAATGTCGCTTGTATTCTCACGCTTCCTCCATACCAGCGAAGAGGATATGGAAAATTTCTAATCGCATTCA GTTATGAGTTATCCAAACTGGAGAGTACGGTGGGGTCTCCAGAGAAGCCTCTGTCAGATTTGGGGAAGTTGAGTTACAGAAGTTACTGGTCTTGGGTACTACTAGAGATTCTGCGAGACTTCAGAGGGACGCTGTCTATCAAAGACCTCAG TCAGATGACAAGCATTACTCAGAGTGACATCATCAGCACACTACAGTCTCTGAACATGGTCAAGTACTGGAAAGGCCAACATGTCATCTGTGTCACACCAAAACTTGTAGAGGAACATCTCAAAAGTGCCCAGTACAAGAAACCACCAATAACAG TGGACACACATTGTTTGAAATGGGCGCCTCCCAAACACAAGCAGGCCAAGTTCTCTAAAAAATGA
- the rnf25 gene encoding E3 ubiquitin-protein ligase RNF25 has protein sequence MAAESDVLSEIEVLQSIYLDELSVNQRDEGGWMVSLVLYPSTAEDCLSQFVRLTLTMDLDSQYPHTSPCISIHNPRGLSDDKLLSLQSSLQMEAESCIGTPVLYQLIERAKEILTESNIPHGNCVICLYGFKEGEVFTKTSCYHYFHSHCLGRYITHSEMELKDRERELEEDKTRDRTEEEELAVVCPVCREPLTYDLDALLSSPAPVFAQQEDAVIGGEFKKKWAALQKILERQKEKGGVIDPEAESNRFLIHINEAPANVSDTPETDASGAESCQSLPSSSQDSTAETQASQSHLTTDQSQRPCTHERRQQGDFKRGRRGRGGGRGGLARHMIPTPGVDRPGRLVHSSDKINHVNSGPPNTTSQGESTAQGQACELNDNITQLRQPLTSEEEKPASQEKVTSESNCGQDVSQQKVCISNDVTQTILQEGHPEREHVGRGWKRGGRGSGRHHGHWQERNFKGPSHWDNSGSVGHRGGGHRSREGGAGHHHRGGGAYRGGGRGLHQRVEKEFRKEGVL, from the exons ATGGCTGCCGAGAGCGA TGTCCTGTCTGAAATTGAAGTGCTGCAGTCCATCTACTTGGATGAGCTCAGTGTTAATCAGAGAGATGAAGG AGGGTGGATGGTCAGTCTGGTGCTCTATCCCTCCACAGCGGAGGACTGTCTCTCTCAGTTTGTCCGTCTTACACTGACAATGGATCTAGACTCTCAG TACCCACATACATCCCCTTGCATCTCTATTCACAATCCACGTGGACTCTCGGATGATAAACTGCTCAG TTTACAGAGCAGTTTGCAGATGGAGGCAGAgtcttgtattgggacacctgTACTGTATCAGCTCATAGAG AGAGCCAAAGAGATCCTGACTGAGAGCAATATTCCTCATGGAAACTGTGTCATCTGTCTGTATGGCTTTAAG GAGGGGGAAGTGTTTACTAAGACCAGCTGCTATCACTATTTCCATTCTCACTGTCTTGGCCGCTACATCACCCACTCTGAGATGGAGCTGAAGGACCGTGAGAGGGAGCTGGAGGAGGATAAAACCAGAGACAGGACGGAAGAAGAG GAGTTGGCTGTTGTTTGCCCCGTGTGTCGAGAGCCTCTCACCTATGATTTAGATGCCCTCCTTTCCTCTCCTGCTCCAGTTTTTGCCCAG CAGGAGGATGCAGTCATCGGTGGGGAATTTAAAAAGAAATGGGCAGCACTCCAGAAGATTCTGGAACGGCAGAAGGAAAAGGGTGGAGTTATTGACCCAGAAGCAGAGTCCAATAGATTTCTTATTCACATTAATGAG GCTCCAGCTAATGTTTCCGACACTCCTGAAACGGATGCCTCTGGAGCTGAATCTTGTCAGTCACTCCCTTCCTCATCCCAAGATTCCACTGCTGAAACCCAAGCCTCTCAAAGTCATCTCACTACAGACCAATCACAGCGCCCATGCACTCATGAGAGAAGGCAGCAAGGTGACTTCAAGAGAGGTCGTAGAGGAAGAGGAGGTGGAAGAGGTGGATTAGCACGTCACATGATTCCTACACCTGGGGTAGATCGACCGGGCAGGCTCGTGCATTCTTCTGATAAGATTAATCATGTCAACTCAGGCCCACCGAACACCACATCACAGGGAGAAAGTACAGCACAAGGACAGGCATGCGAACTAAATGATAATATAACACAGCTCAGGCAGCCTTTGACCAGTGAAGAAGAAAAACCAGCTTCTCAAGAGAAGGTTACTTCAGAATCTAACTGTGGACAAGATGTGAGCCAACAAAAAGTGTGTATTTCAAATGATGTGACTCAGACGATTTTGCAGGAAGGACACCCAGAAAGGGAACATGTGGGTAGAGGATGGAAACGTGGTGGGCGTGGCTCCGGACGACATCACGGACACTGGCAGGAGAGGAACTTTAAGGGACCCAGTCACTGGGATAATTCTGGAAGCGTCGGCCACCGTGGAGGAGGACATAGATCCAGAGAGGGAGGGGCTGGGCACCATCACAGAGGGGGCGGGGCTTATAGAGGTGGTGGGAGGGGGTTGCATCAGCGAGTGGAAAAAGAGTTTAGGAAGGAGGGAGTGCTCTGA
- the LOC141334936 gene encoding ras-related protein Rab-35, whose amino-acid sequence MAGKDYHHLFKLLIIGDSNVGKSSLLLRFADNSFSGSYITTIGVDFKIRTVDIDGERVKLQIWDTAGQERFRTITSTYYRNTHGVIIVYDVTNPESFVNVKRWLNEISQNCDNVCKILVGNKNDDPSKKMVDSQDAQRFGESVGVRLFETSAKENINVEEMFMAFTHMVLRAKKQSQSRAEREREREKDTVHINSHRDRERRKKGKKCC is encoded by the exons ATGGCGGGAAAAGACTACCATCATCTCTTCAAGTTGCTCATCATTGGTGACTCCA ATGTTGGGAAAAGCAGTTTGCTCCTACGATTCGCAGACAACTCATTCTCTG GCAGTTACATAACTACTATTGGAGTGGATTTCAAGATCCGCACTGTAGACATTGATGGGGAAAGAGTTAAACTCCAGATCTGGGACACTGCAGGACAGGAAAGATTCAGAACCATCACCTCGAC GTATTACAGAAACACTCATGGTGTCATCATTGTTTACGATGTCACAAACCCTGAATCGTTTGTCAACGTGAAAAGATGGTTAAACGAGATTTcacagaactgtgacaacgtctgCAAAATTTTAG TTGGAAACAAGAACGATGATCCTTCTAAAAAGATGGTGGACTCTCAAGATGCTCAGCGCTTTGGAGAGTCAGTTGGTGTGAGGTTGTTTGAGACGAGTGCTAAAGAGAATATCAATGTAGAAGAG ATGTTCATGGCTTTCACCCACATGGTCCTTCGGGCCAAGAAACAGAGCCAGAGTCgagcagaaagagagagggagagagaaaaggACACTGTCCATATCAATTCCCACAGGGACAGAGAAAGGAGGAAGAAAGGGAAGAAATGCTGTTAG
- the thoc6 gene encoding THO complex subunit 6 homolog has protein sequence MGPVELLHMSVFSQSFSPCGRFLAAGNNYGEIAVFSLSAALSPDASKASQKPILNFTAHDGPVFSLLSTDTHLLSAGNGEISAWSWAELIKKCTKATWTRKPSYETSLEIPEINAMVINPKDNSLIVGGGDNNIHIMDMETGIFKSVLKGHTDYIHCLCCKEREEEILSGGEDGAVRIWDSRTNRPVHCIEVFKYEECARPQFGKWISCLATDSDWMLCGGGPSLSLWHLRSMSPTSVFPLPGCQREAVFYQDLIMSVGEGAYVSHCLHGGTVKAQIPCTPSSLNTLALNLKNTEHRVMTAGGSSHQIDVFTNFSYRAFSLSF, from the exons ATGGGTCCAGTTGAG CTTCTTCATATGTCCGTGTTCTCTCAGAGTTTCTCTCCCTGCGGTCGTTTTCTTGCAGCGGGTAACAACTACGGAGAGATCGCAGTGTTCAG TCTTTCAGCAGCACTGAGTCCAGATGCATCAAAGGCGAGCCAGAAACCCATCCTTAACTTCACTG CTCATGATGGTCCGGTGTTCTCTCTTCTCTCCACGGACACTCATCTCCTGAGTGCTGGGAATGGAGAGATCAGTGCCTGGAGTTGGGCAGAGCTCATCAAAAAA TGCACCAAAGCTACATGGACAAGGAAACCCAGTTATGA GACTAGTCTTGAAATACCAGAGATCAACGCAATGGTCATTAACCCAAAG GACAACAGCTTGATAGTTGGAGGAGGTGACAATAACATTCACATCATGGACATGGAGACTGGCATCTTTAAG TCTGTACTGAAGGGCCACACTGACTACATCCATTGCCTGTGCTGTAAAGAAAGAGAAGAGGAGATCCTCTCTGGTGGGGAGGATGGTGCTGTGAGGATATGGG ACTCTCGGACAAATCGCCCAGTTCACTGTATTGAAGTTTTCAAATATGAG GAATGCGCTCGCCCCCAGTTTGGAAAGTGGATTAGCTGTCTTGCTACAGACTCTGATTGGATG CTCTGTGGTGGAGGCCCATCGCTCTCTTTATGGCACCTCCGCTCTATGTCCCCCACCTCGGTCTTTCCTTTGCCTGGCTGCCAAAGGGAAGCCGTCTTTTACCAGGACCTG ATCATGTCAGTAGGTGAGGGCGCATACGTATCCCACTGTTTACATGGAGGTACAGTGAAAGCTCAGATTCCCTGCACTCCATCTTCGCTCAACACACTGGCTCTCAATCTCAAAAACACTGAACACAGG GTTATGACAGCAGGGGGCAGCAGTCACCAAATTGATGTGTTCACCAACTTCAGTTACAGAGCCTTTTCTCTGTCATTCTGA